A single region of the Aeromonas hydrophila subsp. hydrophila ATCC 7966 genome encodes:
- the minC gene encoding septum site-determining protein MinC translates to MVERDNELKGTTFTISVLHISDGKPERIRQLLAAKVAQAPQFFNCAPLVINVERLTDIPDFEQLKELVESEDFVLVGITGAQSEAMKTAAKAAGLAVMASGKSRKAEPQPQPEPAPTPAPIVEVKAVPAPLVASKVHVGPVRSGQQLYAAGTSLVVLGSVSPGAEVIADDSIHIYGTLRGRAIAGAKGNPQARIYCQQLQAELLSIAGTFQLSDALPAGLIQQPVHVRLDNEQLRIDRIK, encoded by the coding sequence ATGGTTGAGCGCGATAACGAATTGAAAGGGACCACCTTCACTATTTCTGTGTTGCATATCAGCGATGGCAAACCTGAGCGGATCCGCCAGTTGCTGGCGGCCAAAGTGGCTCAGGCGCCCCAGTTTTTTAATTGTGCCCCCCTCGTCATCAATGTGGAACGGCTCACCGATATCCCCGACTTCGAACAGCTCAAGGAGCTGGTGGAATCGGAAGACTTCGTGCTGGTCGGGATCACGGGGGCCCAGAGCGAGGCGATGAAGACGGCCGCCAAGGCGGCCGGACTGGCGGTGATGGCCTCCGGCAAGAGCCGCAAGGCCGAGCCGCAACCCCAGCCAGAGCCTGCTCCAACCCCGGCCCCCATCGTCGAGGTGAAAGCCGTGCCGGCTCCGCTGGTAGCGAGCAAGGTGCATGTGGGCCCGGTACGCTCCGGCCAGCAGCTCTACGCCGCCGGCACCTCGCTGGTGGTGCTGGGCTCGGTCAGTCCGGGCGCCGAAGTGATCGCCGACGACAGTATTCATATTTATGGCACTCTGCGCGGCAGGGCCATTGCCGGTGCCAAGGGCAACCCCCAGGCACGGATCTATTGCCAGCAATTGCAGGCCGAGCTGCTCTCCATCGCAGGCACATTCCAGCTGAGCGATGCATTGCCGGCCGGCCTCATCCAGCAGCCGGTTCATGTCCGGCTGGATAACGAACAACTCCGTATAGACCGTATCAAATAG
- a CDS encoding YcgL domain-containing protein, with product MLCAVYKSRKKAETYLFVERREDFSRVPEVLMSAFGRPELVLMTKLDPAKPLGIASTSRVMEALQSQGFYLQVPPPPENLLEQHKAQLKAERE from the coding sequence ATGTTGTGTGCAGTCTATAAAAGTCGCAAAAAAGCCGAGACCTATCTTTTTGTTGAAAGAAGAGAGGATTTTTCCCGCGTCCCCGAGGTGCTGATGAGTGCATTCGGCCGTCCCGAACTGGTATTGATGACCAAACTGGACCCAGCCAAGCCCTTGGGGATCGCCTCCACCAGCCGGGTGATGGAGGCGCTGCAGAGCCAGGGTTTCTATCTGCAGGTGCCACCGCCACCGGAAAACCTGCTGGAACAACACAAGGCCCAATTAAAGGCCGAACGGGAATGA
- a CDS encoding lytic murein transglycosylase, producing the protein MKGRLALLLISGIISYPLQASPDFEHYVTGLKQEALAAGISPATVATAFADIHLIEVAIRHDKNQPEFKQTLATYIPRAVPQWKVNQAKRLYRQYLPLLTKIGAEYDVQPRFIVALWGIETNFGKLTGKYPLVSSLATLAWEGRREAFFKGQLFDALRILEQQKMAPADLKGSWAGAMGQVQFMPSSYLKYAVDQDGDGKQDLWGNLADVFGSAANYLHQNGWHGDETWGRLVRAPAGLDSALVGLEEIRALSAWQALGVRKADGADLPQASLQASLVQPDGEGGAAYLAYPNYRVLRDWNRSHYFVVAVGTLADRIVE; encoded by the coding sequence ATGAAGGGTCGGCTGGCTCTGTTATTGATAAGCGGGATCATCAGTTACCCGCTGCAGGCCAGCCCCGATTTTGAACATTATGTGACGGGTCTCAAACAAGAGGCCCTGGCCGCCGGGATCTCGCCGGCGACGGTCGCCACCGCCTTCGCCGATATTCACCTGATCGAGGTCGCCATTCGGCACGATAAAAATCAGCCGGAATTTAAACAGACCCTCGCCACTTATATTCCTCGCGCCGTGCCGCAATGGAAAGTCAATCAAGCCAAACGGCTATATCGTCAGTATTTGCCGCTGCTCACAAAAATAGGGGCGGAATATGATGTGCAACCGCGTTTTATTGTCGCCCTGTGGGGCATTGAAACCAATTTCGGCAAATTGACCGGCAAATATCCGCTGGTGTCGTCGCTGGCGACCCTGGCCTGGGAGGGGCGCCGTGAAGCCTTCTTCAAGGGGCAGTTGTTTGACGCCCTGCGCATTCTGGAGCAGCAGAAAATGGCGCCAGCCGATCTCAAGGGATCTTGGGCCGGCGCCATGGGGCAGGTGCAGTTCATGCCCTCGTCCTATCTCAAATATGCGGTCGATCAGGACGGGGACGGCAAGCAGGATCTGTGGGGCAATCTGGCGGATGTGTTTGGTTCGGCAGCCAATTATCTGCATCAGAACGGCTGGCACGGGGATGAAACCTGGGGTCGCCTGGTGAGGGCTCCGGCAGGGCTGGATTCTGCGCTGGTCGGACTGGAGGAGATCCGGGCACTGTCGGCATGGCAGGCCCTCGGAGTGCGCAAAGCGGATGGGGCAGACTTGCCGCAGGCGTCGCTGCAGGCCTCGCTGGTGCAGCCCGATGGGGAGGGCGGGGCTGCCTATCTCGCCTATCCCAATTATCGGGTGCTGCGCGACTGGAATCGCTCCCACTATTTCGTGGTGGCGGTGGGCACCCTGGCCGATCGTATCGTGGAATAA
- a CDS encoding L-serine ammonia-lyase: protein MISVFDIFKIGVGPSSSHTVGPMKAAKQFVDELRAGGKIRDITRIQVDVYGSLSWTGKGHHTDTAIIMGLAGNLPENVDIDGIPEFISRVEQTGRLPIGLHCHTVSFPRDAMVFHDEALPLHENGMKLTAFIEDAAVYSKTYYSIGGGFIVDEENFGKADSGDMSVSYPFKSAAELIAHCSQTGLSISALMMENEKCFNTPEEIYKKLGKIWTTMREGIERGCRTEGVLAGPLRVPRRAAPLYRQLTTNENLSNDPMNIVDWVNMFALAVSEENAAGGRVVTAPTNGAAGIIPAVLAYYDKFIQPVGRDDYTRFYLAAAAVGMLYKMNASISGAEVGCQGEVGVSCSMAAAGLTELMGGSPEHVCEAAEIGMEHNLGLTCDPVAGQVQVPCIERNAIAAMKAVNASRMALRRTSKPRVSLDKVIETMYITGKDMDSKYRETSRGGLAIKVMQVACE, encoded by the coding sequence ATGATCAGCGTTTTTGATATCTTCAAAATCGGTGTTGGCCCCTCCTCTTCCCACACTGTCGGCCCGATGAAAGCAGCCAAACAGTTCGTGGATGAACTGCGTGCAGGCGGCAAGATCCGTGACATCACCCGGATCCAGGTCGATGTCTACGGCTCACTCTCCTGGACCGGCAAAGGTCACCACACCGATACCGCTATCATCATGGGTCTGGCGGGCAACCTGCCGGAAAATGTCGACATCGACGGCATCCCCGAGTTCATCTCCCGTGTCGAGCAGACCGGTCGTCTGCCCATCGGCCTGCACTGCCACACTGTCAGCTTCCCGCGCGATGCCATGGTGTTCCATGACGAAGCCCTGCCGCTGCATGAAAACGGCATGAAGCTGACCGCCTTCATCGAAGATGCTGCCGTCTACAGCAAGACCTACTACTCCATCGGCGGTGGCTTCATCGTTGACGAAGAGAACTTCGGCAAGGCCGACAGCGGCGACATGTCCGTCAGCTACCCGTTCAAGAGCGCGGCCGAGCTTATCGCCCACTGCAGCCAGACCGGCCTCTCCATCTCCGCCCTGATGATGGAGAACGAGAAGTGCTTCAATACCCCGGAAGAGATCTACAAGAAGCTCGGCAAGATCTGGACCACCATGCGTGAAGGGATCGAGCGCGGCTGCCGCACCGAAGGCGTTCTCGCCGGCCCGCTGCGCGTACCGCGCCGCGCCGCGCCGCTCTATCGTCAGCTGACCACCAACGAGAACCTCTCCAACGATCCGATGAACATCGTGGACTGGGTCAACATGTTCGCCCTGGCGGTGAGTGAAGAGAATGCGGCCGGTGGCCGTGTGGTGACCGCGCCGACCAACGGTGCCGCCGGCATCATCCCGGCCGTGCTGGCCTACTACGACAAGTTCATCCAGCCGGTTGGCCGCGACGACTACACCCGCTTCTATCTGGCTGCGGCTGCCGTCGGCATGCTCTACAAGATGAACGCCTCCATCTCCGGCGCCGAAGTGGGCTGTCAGGGTGAAGTGGGCGTCTCCTGCTCCATGGCCGCCGCCGGTCTGACCGAGTTGATGGGCGGCAGCCCGGAGCACGTCTGTGAAGCCGCCGAGATCGGCATGGAACACAACCTGGGTCTGACCTGTGACCCGGTCGCCGGTCAGGTGCAGGTGCCCTGCATCGAGCGCAACGCCATCGCTGCCATGAAGGCGGTCAACGCCTCCCGCATGGCGCTGCGTCGCACCTCCAAGCCGCGCGTCTCGCTGGACAAGGTCATCGAGACCATGTACATCACCGGCAAGGACATGGACTCCAAGTACCGTGAAACCTCCCGCGGTGGCCTGGCCATCAAGGTGATGCAAGTCGCCTGCGAATAA
- a CDS encoding L-serine ammonia-lyase, which translates to MISVFDLFSIGIGPSSSHTVGPMRASYAFVNALKQQGVLPSTERVEVECYGSLGQTGKGHGTGKAIILGLAGFEPESVDIEAIPAFLTEVERSQSLLLAGEQPSQFARSGAIIFNRRKTLPAHSNGMTLRAFAGEQLLFSQTYYSIGGGFIIEESHFANAKEEAARFDAAHPIPYPFESGAQLLAHCQESGLSISGVMLANEKVFRTEAEIKAGLRKIWQAMQGCVERGCRSEGVLPGGLKVKRRAPALYRQLSCETNFNKDPLMVMEWVDLFALAVNEENAAGGRVVTAPTNGAAGIIPAVLHYYDRFVRKVDDELLLSYFLAAAAIGILYKKNASLSGAEVGCQGEVGVACSMAAGALTEILGGSPAIVENAAEIGMEHNLGLTCDPVGGQVQVPCIERNAMGAVKAINAARLALRGTGEHKVSLDKVIKTMWETGNDMKTKYKETARGGLAVNITEC; encoded by the coding sequence ATGATCAGTGTCTTCGACCTGTTTTCCATCGGGATCGGTCCCTCTTCTTCTCATACCGTGGGGCCGATGCGCGCCTCCTACGCCTTTGTCAACGCGCTCAAGCAGCAGGGAGTGCTGCCCAGCACCGAACGGGTAGAAGTGGAGTGCTACGGCTCGCTCGGCCAGACCGGCAAGGGCCATGGCACCGGCAAGGCCATCATCCTGGGACTGGCCGGTTTCGAACCCGAGTCGGTGGACATCGAAGCCATCCCCGCCTTTTTGACCGAGGTAGAGCGCAGCCAGTCGCTGCTGCTGGCGGGTGAACAGCCGAGCCAGTTTGCCCGCAGCGGCGCCATCATCTTCAACCGGCGCAAGACCCTGCCCGCCCACTCCAACGGCATGACCCTGCGCGCCTTCGCCGGGGAACAGCTGCTGTTTAGCCAGACCTACTACTCCATCGGCGGCGGTTTCATCATCGAGGAGAGCCACTTCGCCAACGCCAAGGAGGAGGCCGCCCGCTTCGATGCGGCCCACCCCATTCCCTACCCGTTCGAAAGCGGCGCCCAGTTGCTGGCCCACTGCCAGGAGAGCGGCCTCTCCATCTCCGGCGTGATGCTGGCCAACGAGAAGGTGTTTCGCACCGAAGCCGAGATCAAGGCCGGCCTGCGCAAGATCTGGCAGGCCATGCAGGGCTGCGTCGAGCGCGGTTGCCGCAGCGAGGGGGTGCTGCCCGGCGGCCTCAAGGTGAAACGGCGGGCCCCGGCGCTCTATCGCCAGCTCAGCTGCGAGACCAATTTCAACAAGGATCCGCTGATGGTGATGGAGTGGGTGGATCTGTTTGCACTGGCCGTCAACGAGGAGAACGCCGCCGGCGGCCGGGTGGTGACCGCCCCCACCAACGGCGCCGCCGGCATCATTCCCGCCGTGCTGCACTATTACGATCGCTTCGTGCGCAAGGTGGATGACGAGCTGCTGCTGAGCTACTTCCTCGCCGCCGCCGCCATCGGCATCCTCTACAAGAAGAACGCATCGCTCTCCGGCGCCGAGGTGGGCTGCCAGGGGGAAGTGGGGGTGGCCTGCTCCATGGCGGCGGGGGCGCTGACCGAGATCCTGGGCGGCAGCCCGGCGATTGTCGAAAACGCCGCCGAGATCGGCATGGAACACAATCTGGGGCTCACCTGCGATCCAGTGGGTGGCCAGGTGCAAGTGCCCTGCATCGAGCGCAACGCCATGGGCGCGGTCAAGGCGATCAACGCCGCGCGCCTGGCCCTGCGCGGTACCGGCGAACACAAGGTATCGCTGGACAAGGTGATCAAGACCATGTGGGAAACCGGCAACGACATGAAGACCAAATACAAGGAAACTGCCCGCGGTGGCCTGGCGGTTAACATTACCGAGTGTTAA
- the ppnP gene encoding pyrimidine/purine nucleoside phosphorylase, whose product MLKVNEYFDGNVKSIGFEQKGDKATVGVMEAGHYQFNTAAPERMTVVKGALTIQLADEDEWHTYEQGQSFDVAGHSSFKLEVKTPTAYLCEFLD is encoded by the coding sequence ATGCTGAAAGTTAACGAGTATTTTGATGGAAATGTAAAATCCATCGGTTTCGAGCAAAAAGGCGACAAAGCCACCGTGGGTGTGATGGAAGCCGGTCACTACCAGTTCAATACCGCCGCCCCCGAGCGGATGACGGTGGTCAAGGGTGCGCTGACCATCCAGCTGGCCGACGAAGACGAATGGCACACCTATGAGCAGGGTCAATCCTTCGACGTGGCCGGCCACTCCTCCTTCAAGCTGGAAGTGAAAACCCCCACCGCCTATCTGTGCGAGTTTCTCGATTAA
- a CDS encoding dicarboxylate/amino acid:cation symporter, which yields MLTKGLIKNVGFQVVVAMVLGALVGAFMGEQATVFAPLGTLFIQLIKMLVIPLVAVAILSGAANLGASPAAGKIGVTTLAFFLGTSALAVLLALVMGQIFKPGVGVEFGSMASMFSGDYADKGALPDAVATLLGMIPTNVFQSLNEANILQILVFCMFLGIALAKQPRERAKPLVDGLNTLVDAFVWMINKVMLIAPLGVFGLMADAIGTYGFDVLTLVLKLFVVYLAAILIFAFVVYPLLIVLFSNTPVRKYLSAMKKPQIVAFSTASSMATLPVNMETCEEELKVTNATASFVLPLGATINMSGNAIYYGLVAIFFAQVYQIDLSMGAWAAIIVTATLGAIGQAGVPGPSFLVVAVLLAAGIPIEGLPLLFALDRLFDMIRTALNITGDAACAVIVDRYSPDYDPDRWNK from the coding sequence GTGTTAACAAAAGGACTCATTAAGAACGTTGGCTTCCAGGTAGTGGTCGCCATGGTGCTGGGGGCACTGGTGGGGGCGTTCATGGGTGAACAAGCCACCGTGTTTGCACCGCTCGGTACTCTCTTCATCCAGCTGATCAAGATGCTGGTGATCCCGCTGGTGGCGGTGGCCATCCTGTCGGGGGCGGCCAACCTCGGCGCCAGCCCGGCGGCGGGCAAGATTGGCGTCACCACGCTGGCCTTCTTTCTCGGTACCTCGGCGCTGGCGGTACTGCTGGCACTGGTGATGGGGCAGATCTTCAAGCCCGGTGTCGGGGTCGAGTTCGGCTCCATGGCCTCCATGTTCTCCGGTGACTATGCCGACAAGGGCGCTCTGCCCGATGCGGTCGCCACCCTGCTCGGGATGATCCCGACCAACGTGTTCCAGTCGCTCAACGAAGCCAACATCCTGCAGATCCTGGTGTTCTGCATGTTCCTCGGCATCGCCCTGGCCAAGCAACCCCGCGAGCGGGCCAAGCCGCTGGTGGACGGACTCAACACCCTGGTGGATGCCTTCGTCTGGATGATCAACAAGGTGATGCTGATCGCGCCGCTCGGCGTGTTCGGCCTGATGGCCGATGCCATCGGCACCTACGGTTTCGACGTGCTGACCCTGGTGCTCAAGCTGTTCGTGGTCTATCTGGCCGCCATCCTGATCTTCGCCTTCGTGGTCTATCCGCTGCTGATCGTGCTCTTCTCCAACACGCCGGTACGCAAGTATCTGTCTGCCATGAAGAAGCCGCAGATCGTCGCCTTCTCCACCGCCTCTTCCATGGCGACCCTGCCGGTCAACATGGAGACCTGCGAGGAGGAGTTGAAGGTGACCAATGCCACGGCCTCCTTCGTGCTGCCGCTGGGTGCCACCATCAACATGAGCGGCAACGCCATCTATTACGGTCTGGTCGCCATCTTCTTCGCCCAGGTCTACCAGATCGACCTCTCCATGGGTGCTTGGGCCGCCATCATAGTGACCGCCACCCTGGGGGCCATCGGCCAGGCCGGCGTGCCGGGTCCGAGCTTCCTGGTGGTCGCCGTGCTGCTGGCCGCCGGGATCCCCATCGAGGGGCTGCCGCTGTTGTTCGCGCTGGATCGCCTGTTCGACATGATCCGTACCGCCCTCAACATCACCGGTGATGCGGCCTGCGCCGTCATCGTCGACCGCTACAGCCCGGATTACGATCCGGACCGCTGGAACAAATAA
- a CDS encoding MerR family transcriptional regulator, whose translation MNRTKDDTRTYSISELAREFDVTTRSIRFYEDQGLLNPARQGQTRIYSRQDRVRLKLTLRGKRLGFSLADIRDLFDLYDADKSSRTQLQTMLGLVADKRETLQQQLEDIKMVLLELDAAEQRCQQALAQLG comes from the coding sequence ATGAACCGAACCAAGGATGACACGCGGACCTACAGCATCAGCGAACTGGCCCGTGAATTTGATGTTACGACCCGAAGTATTCGTTTTTATGAAGATCAGGGACTTTTGAATCCTGCCCGTCAGGGACAGACCCGGATCTACAGTCGGCAGGACAGAGTGCGGCTCAAGCTGACCCTGCGCGGCAAGCGACTGGGCTTCAGCCTGGCGGATATCCGCGATCTGTTCGATCTCTACGATGCGGACAAGAGCAGCCGTACCCAGCTGCAGACCATGCTGGGGCTGGTGGCCGACAAGCGGGAGACCCTGCAGCAGCAGCTGGAAGACATCAAGATGGTGCTGCTGGAGCTGGACGCCGCCGAGCAGCGCTGCCAGCAGGCACTCGCTCAGCTCGGCTGA
- a CDS encoding thiolase family protein has protein sequence MDIVIVAAKRTPMGAFQGTLANLTAPELGACAIAAAMAEVGLRGEQIDEAYLGNVLSAGVGQAPARQAVLKAGLPDSIPCTTVNKVCGSGMKAVMLAADGLRLGDTKVVIAGGMESMSRAPYLLDKARSGFRMGHQSVLDHMFLDGLQDAYEGQLMGHYAQLSADRAGLTRADMDAFAIASLERALAAQRSGAFAAELAPVMAVDTLLLAEDEQPAKARPEKIPQLKPAFSKTGTITAANASSISDGAAALILMRSDTAAQLGLPVLARLVGYQSHAALPAEFTSAPIGAIKGLLAKVGWRVEEVDLFEVNEAFAMVSLLAMAGCQLPHDKVNVNGGACALGHPLGASGARILVTLIHALRERGLKRGVASLCIGGGEATAVAIELG, from the coding sequence ATGGATATCGTGATTGTTGCGGCCAAACGTACCCCCATGGGGGCCTTCCAGGGAACCCTGGCCAACCTGACGGCCCCCGAACTGGGCGCCTGTGCCATTGCTGCGGCCATGGCAGAGGTGGGGCTCAGGGGAGAGCAGATCGATGAAGCCTATCTGGGCAACGTGCTGAGTGCCGGGGTCGGCCAGGCACCCGCCCGCCAAGCGGTGCTGAAGGCGGGCCTGCCGGACAGCATTCCCTGCACCACGGTCAACAAGGTGTGCGGGTCCGGCATGAAGGCGGTGATGCTGGCGGCCGATGGGCTACGGCTCGGCGACACCAAGGTGGTGATCGCCGGCGGGATGGAGAGCATGAGCCGCGCCCCCTATCTGCTCGACAAGGCGCGCAGCGGTTTTCGGATGGGGCACCAGAGCGTGCTCGATCACATGTTCCTCGACGGGCTGCAGGATGCCTACGAAGGTCAGCTGATGGGGCATTATGCCCAGCTGAGCGCCGATCGCGCCGGGTTGACCCGTGCCGATATGGATGCTTTTGCCATCGCATCGCTGGAGCGGGCGCTGGCGGCCCAGCGCAGCGGGGCCTTTGCGGCGGAGCTGGCGCCAGTGATGGCCGTAGATACCCTGCTGCTGGCCGAGGATGAGCAGCCTGCCAAGGCCAGGCCCGAGAAGATCCCCCAGCTCAAGCCGGCCTTCAGCAAGACGGGCACCATCACGGCGGCCAATGCCAGCTCCATCTCGGACGGGGCGGCTGCGCTGATCCTGATGCGCTCCGACACTGCCGCGCAGCTGGGGCTGCCGGTGCTGGCGCGACTGGTGGGTTATCAGAGCCACGCGGCCCTGCCCGCCGAGTTTACCAGCGCGCCGATCGGGGCAATCAAGGGCCTGCTGGCCAAGGTGGGTTGGCGGGTGGAGGAGGTGGATTTGTTCGAGGTCAACGAGGCGTTTGCCATGGTCAGTCTGCTGGCGATGGCCGGTTGCCAGCTACCCCATGACAAGGTCAACGTGAATGGCGGCGCCTGCGCGCTCGGTCATCCGCTGGGGGCGAGTGGCGCCAGGATCTTGGTGACCCTGATCCATGCCTTGCGCGAACGCGGTCTCAAACGCGGGGTGGCCAGTCTGTGTATCGGGGGCGGGGAGGCGACGGCGGTCGCCATCGAGCTGGGTTAA
- a CDS encoding EAL and HDOD domain-containing protein, with product MYSYVARQPILDRELNTHAYELLFRDSLDNVFPPISSQQATARLVVEQFLQQNIDQLLGGRPCFINFPHSLLLEGLAECLPPEKVVIEILEDADPDDALLAKVKQLHGLGYQLALDDFTLSPDWERFLPYIHIIKFDLRATSLLQIKVFIQQHQQLKLTYLAEKVEDKAEFERVKRLGIDLFQGFFFSRPEMVKQATMEPAQVVVMQLLNVVNQPEPDLNRIEQLLSQDISLSLKLLRYVNHLKSHANPISSFRQAAVYLGHTQLKRFVTLVAATSAGHGKSAELYQMSMIRARFCELLAHTHAPTQEAQQAFITGLFSLLDVLMEQPMDKLLGTIPLIEEIRVALLERKGNLGFYLSFCEDYESANWQRITARTARLGLNEEKVSQLYLTATAWVNQQLLAMAETD from the coding sequence ATGTATTCATACGTAGCAAGGCAGCCCATCCTGGATCGGGAGTTGAACACCCACGCCTATGAGCTGCTGTTTCGCGACAGTCTGGATAACGTGTTCCCCCCCATCTCCTCCCAGCAAGCCACCGCCAGACTGGTTGTCGAACAGTTCCTGCAACAGAACATCGATCAGCTGCTTGGCGGTCGCCCCTGCTTCATCAACTTCCCTCACTCGCTACTGCTGGAAGGGCTGGCCGAGTGCCTGCCGCCGGAGAAGGTGGTGATCGAGATCCTGGAAGATGCCGATCCCGACGATGCCCTGCTGGCCAAGGTGAAGCAGTTGCACGGGCTGGGCTATCAGCTCGCCCTCGACGACTTCACCCTGTCGCCTGACTGGGAGCGCTTCCTCCCCTACATCCACATCATCAAGTTCGATCTGCGCGCCACGTCGCTGCTGCAGATCAAGGTGTTCATCCAGCAGCATCAGCAGCTCAAGCTCACCTATCTGGCGGAGAAGGTGGAGGACAAGGCGGAGTTTGAACGGGTCAAGCGCCTTGGCATCGACCTGTTCCAGGGCTTCTTCTTCAGCCGGCCCGAGATGGTCAAACAGGCGACCATGGAGCCGGCCCAGGTGGTGGTGATGCAACTGCTCAACGTGGTCAACCAGCCCGAGCCCGACCTCAACCGCATCGAGCAACTGCTGAGTCAGGATATCTCCCTGTCCCTCAAACTGCTGCGTTACGTCAACCACCTCAAGAGCCACGCCAACCCCATCTCCTCCTTTCGCCAGGCCGCCGTCTATCTCGGCCACACCCAGCTCAAACGCTTCGTGACCCTGGTCGCCGCCACCAGCGCCGGCCACGGCAAGAGTGCCGAGCTCTATCAGATGTCGATGATCCGGGCCCGCTTCTGCGAGCTGCTGGCCCACACCCATGCACCGACCCAGGAAGCCCAGCAGGCCTTCATCACCGGCCTCTTCTCCCTGCTCGATGTGTTGATGGAACAGCCGATGGACAAGCTGCTCGGCACCATTCCGCTGATCGAGGAGATCCGGGTCGCCCTGCTAGAACGCAAGGGCAACCTGGGGTTCTATCTGTCGTTTTGCGAGGATTACGAGAGTGCGAACTGGCAGCGGATCACGGCCAGAACGGCCCGGCTCGGGCTCAATGAAGAGAAGGTCAGTCAGCTCTATCTGACCGCCACCGCCTGGGTCAACCAGCAACTCCTGGCGATGGCGGAGACAGATTAA